The proteins below are encoded in one region of Silene latifolia isolate original U9 population chromosome 2, ASM4854445v1, whole genome shotgun sequence:
- the LOC141641824 gene encoding uncharacterized protein LOC141641824, which yields MNRTRFVGSRAGYRGIEVKIKKDFAKNGVILEEVDRHLTWLRGHTPNNGDLAEYYKEVATKIKELEKEVEAGTFKPKGREDILAKAIGKPEHGGRVRGVPDGICIIEYFGKAPKKPPNEVERLKETVIYYVNIE from the exons ATGAATAGGACAAGGTTCGTTGGCTCTCGAGCAGGTTACCGTGGGATTGAAGTTAAAATC aaaaAAGACTTTGCCAAAAATGGAGTGATATTGGAGGAAGTTGACCGGCACTTAACTTGGCTAAGGGGTCACACGCCTAATAACGGAGACCTGGCCGAATATTACAAGGAAGTGGCTACGAAAATT AAAGAACTAGAAAAAGAGGTGGAGGCAGGTACATTTAAGCCTAAGGGACGAGAAGATATACTAGCTAAGGCAATCGGCAAACCTGAACATGGTGGCCGTGTGCGAGGGGTTCCGGATGGCATATGCATAATCGAGTATTTTGGGAAGGCTCCTAAAAAGCCGCCGAACGAAGTAGAGCGTCTCAAAGAGAcggtaatttattatgtaaacatAGAATAA